Proteins encoded together in one Lathyrus oleraceus cultivar Zhongwan6 chromosome 5, CAAS_Psat_ZW6_1.0, whole genome shotgun sequence window:
- the LOC127084085 gene encoding WAT1-related protein At4g08290: protein MYKITSIITSNITCSHPRSLLRNRFTKMGAWLRNAKPYLLLLAVQFGSAGMFIFAMDAIKKGMSHYVFIVYRNAIATVTLVPFAFYIERKIRPKMSLRVFSEIMLLAFFEIILDQCFALLGMKLTSASFLSAVMNSAPSITFLFAVILKLEHMKIKEIACQAKMLGTAITFAGTLLMALYKGPVVSVVKSSFSHATSQPETVNDSGNNRWIIGTCFLLIGCAGFSAFYILQAITLRKYPAPMSLATWVCFVGALQSFVVTIIAERHNSHAWALGWDSRLFAPAYAGIVTSGVQYYIQGVVMKAMGPVIVTAFNPLRMIIVTALACIILSEKLFLGSIIGAVVVVLGLYLVVWGKSKEQKVPNDIHMTESPMKEKPLQEQHGLPVTAPKSESRDSNKAQLVMHGEETCYNCGRN from the exons ATGTACAAAATCACTTCCATAATCACAAGCAACATCACTTGCTCACACCCAAGAAGCTTACTAAGAAATAGATTCACAAAAATGGGTGCATGGTTAAGAAATGCAAAGCCATATCTATTACTCTTGGCTGTTCAGTTTGGTTCTGCAGGAATGTTCATTTTCGCCATGGATGCTATCAAGAAAGGAATGAGCCATTACGTCTTCATCGTCTACCGTAACGCTATCGCCACTGTAACATTAGTTCCGTTCGCATTTTATATAGAAAG GAAAATTAGGCCGAAGATGAGTCTCCGGGTATTTTCAGAGATTATGCTACTGGCTTTCTTCGA AATAATACTTGATCAATGTTTTGCGCTGTTGGGGATGAAATTAACGTCGGCTTCTTTCCTTTCTGCTGTGATGAACTCTGCGCCGTCCATTACTTTTCTGTTCGCAGTCATTTTAAA ATTGGAGCACATGAAGATAAAGGAGATAGCATGTCAAGCTAAAATGCTCGGTACTGCAATAACATTTGCAGGAACATTGCTAATGGCTCTATACAAAGGTCCTGTGGTTAGTGTTGTGAAGTCATCTTTTAGTCATGCTACCAGCCAGCCTGAGACTGTGAACGATTCCGGTAATAACCGGTGGATCATAGGAACATGTTTCCTCCTCATCGGCTGCGCTGGCTTTTCCGCCTTTTACATATTGCAGGCCATAACGTTGAGAAAGTACCCGGCACCGATGTCATTGGCAACCTGGGTTTGTTTCGTTGGCGCACTTCAAAGCTTTGTGGTGACAATTATCGCAGAGCGTCACAACTCTCATGCTTGGGCTCTTGGTTGGGATTCACGGCTTTTTGCCCCGGCATATGCG GGTATAGTTACATCAGGAGTGCAGTATTACATACAAGGGGTTGTTATGAAAGCTATGGGCCCAGTTATTGTAACTGCTTTTAATCCGTTGCGTATGATCATTGTAACGGCCTTGGCGTGCATCATTCTTTCAGAGAAGCTCTTTCTTGGAAGTATAATTGGAGCAGTAGTGGTGGTTCTTGGGCTTTATCTAGTTGTGTGGGGAAAATCAAAAGAGCAGAAAGTCCCGAATGATATTCATATGACAGAGTCACCTATGAAGGAGAAACCATTACAAGAGCAACATGGGTTACCTGTGACAGCTCCTAAAAGTGAAAGTAGAGATAGTAATAAAGCTCAATTGGTCATGCACGGTGAAGAAACATGTTACAATTGTGGACGAAATTGA